Within the Thermoanaerobaculia bacterium genome, the region GAGGAGCAGCCGCTTTTCGCGCAGGAGCCCGGTCCGCTCCTTGTACCGCTCCGCCTTCGATGCCTGCCGCTTCAGCGACGCGCACGCTCGGTCGACTTCCGACACGATGTCGGACAGCCGCGTGAGGTTCGCCCGCGTCTCCTCGAGTTTCAGCTCGGCGGCGCGTTTGCGCGCTTTGTATTTCGTGATCCCCGCCGCTTCTTCGATGAGCTTCCGCCGATCCTGCGGCTTCGACGAGAGCACCTGGTCGATCTTGCCCTGTTCGATGATCGAGTAGGCGCGCACGCCGAGCCCGGTGCCGAAGATCACGTCCTGCACGTCCTTCAGCCGCACGCGCTTGCCGTTCAGGAAGTACTCCCCCTCGCCGTCGCGATACACGCGGCGGCCGATCGCGACGCGGCCGTCCGTTTCCGGAAAGTCGCCGTTGCGCGATTTGAGCGTGAGCGTCACCTCGGCCATTCCGAGGGGCCGGCGTTTCCCCGATCCGTTGAAGATCACGTCGTCCATCTTTTCGCCGCGCAGGACCCGCGCGCTCTGCTCTCCGAGCGCCCAGGCGACCGCGTCGCAGATGTTCGATTTTCCGCAGCCGTTGGGGCCGATGACCGCCGTGATCGCCCCCGGAAAGGTCAATTGGGAGGTCTCATGGAAAGACTTGAAGCCCGAGATCTCCAAACGTTCTAAATGGAACATGGGGCGAGGGTAACAGACGTTTCCGGGAAAATCCACTACATCTTGTGGGGGGCGGGACGCGGCGCACAATTCCCAGTGCTCCGACGGGGTCCGGATCGGTCGCGGAATTGCGTTTTCGGGGAGTGTGTTCTATCTTTGTGTTCTTAAAGGCAAAGCTGCTTCCGGAGTCCCGGCCAGTGGACTTGCACGTTACCCGCGAAGTTCCCAAGGGAAGGATTCGACAATGTTGAGCCTGGAAGTACGAAAGAAGACCGGCGAGGCGGAGGTTCGACGCGTCACCGGCCCGCTCGTGACGATCGGCGCGTCGTCGGGGAACCAGGTCGTCGTCCGGGCGAGGGGCGTTTCGGGGCGGCATGCCCGGATTGTCGAAAAAGACGGCGGTTACTTTTTGGACGTTTTTCGCGGGGTCGAACCGGTCTTCGTGAACGGGAAGGAAACACTGGGCGGTCCGCTCGGGATCGGCGATCGGATCACGATCGGCGAAGCTTCGGTCACGCTTCTGAACGGTCGCCCCGCGGGTCGCATCACGCCGGTGGCGGAGACCGAAACCGCCGCCGAGGTCGAGGAGGTTCCCCCGGCCGGCCGCCAGACCGCGGCCGTCCCGACCGTCGCGCCCTCCGGTTTCTCCGAAGCGGAATACCGCGGGCTCCGGCTCGACGTGTTCCGCCGGCTCAAGCGAGAACCGGAAATCGAGCGCGCGGCGCGGGAGATCGCGAAGTTCCTCTCGGAGGAGCTCGGGCCCGAGGAGTGGGCGGTCGGCATGCTCGAACCGGACGGCACCTTCCGTCGGCTCGCCTCGACTTTCCACGAGCCTTTCGAGTTCCCGGCGCGCACGGCCGACGATCTCCGGCGCGCGATGGGGCCGGTGCGGATCGACGAGGAGCGGGGTCCTCTCGCGCTCTTCGCCTCTCCCGGCAAGAGCGGCGAGCGGAAGGTCGTCTTCGCGGCGCGCGAGACCCTCCGTCTTCCCCCGCGCGCCGCGGGGTTGGTCGAAGAGGTCGCCCAGCTCGCCGATCTCGCCTGGTCGTCGGTGAACGCACCGGCGGGCGAACCCGCGACGGCGCCGCCGGCCGCCTCGATCGAACCGCCCCGCGAAGTGGAAATCGTCGCGGCGTCCGACGTGATGCGGCGGCTGATGCTCGACCTGCCGCGGATCGCGCGCTCGAACGCGCCCGTGTTGATCTCGGGCGAGGTGGGAACGGGCAAGGACCTGATCGCGGCGGCGATCCATCGGCAGAGCGACGCGGCGGCGGGGCCGTACGTCGTCGTCGACTGTTCCTCGATGAACCGGCTCGAGGACGAGATCTTCGGCCGCGCGGGCACC harbors:
- a CDS encoding AAA family ATPase, translated to MFHLERLEISGFKSFHETSQLTFPGAITAVIGPNGCGKSNICDAVAWALGEQSARVLRGEKMDDVIFNGSGKRRPLGMAEVTLTLKSRNGDFPETDGRVAIGRRVYRDGEGEYFLNGKRVRLKDVQDVIFGTGLGVRAYSIIEQGKIDQVLSSKPQDRRKLIEEAAGITKYKARKRAAELKLEETRANLTRLSDIVSEVDRACASLKRQASKAERYKERTGLLREKRLLL
- a CDS encoding sigma 54-interacting transcriptional regulator: MLSLEVRKKTGEAEVRRVTGPLVTIGASSGNQVVVRARGVSGRHARIVEKDGGYFLDVFRGVEPVFVNGKETLGGPLGIGDRITIGEASVTLLNGRPAGRITPVAETETAAEVEEVPPAGRQTAAVPTVAPSGFSEAEYRGLRLDVFRRLKREPEIERAAREIAKFLSEELGPEEWAVGMLEPDGTFRRLASTFHEPFEFPARTADDLRRAMGPVRIDEERGPLALFASPGKSGERKVVFAARETLRLPPRAAGLVEEVAQLADLAWSSVNAPAGEPATAPPAASIEPPREVEIVAASDVMRRLMLDLPRIARSNAPVLISGEVGTGKDLIAAAIHRQSDAAAGPYVVVDCSSMNRLEDEIFGRAGTRGDRRHGGRLEDALGGTLVLNEVGYLPSAAQSRLLDTMAAMAGEEGVRGRIRWMATSSTNLLPAVESGGFRRDLYFRLAVLTVRLPSLAERREDIPALFEHFARRHAPSGLGPIEPDALNALLTYRYPGNARELENEVVRLAAVCGPDDPIGLERLDPKFREAEAGLVLHEVDDLKKIVESVERQVIDRVMRKVEGNQSKGAELLNISRGSLIAKMAEFAIRDYRYLRRERKRSATA